The proteins below come from a single Streptomyces sp. MRC013 genomic window:
- a CDS encoding TerD family protein has product MTAMTPGSNIPLSAARVAVDVAAPVRLDVSGLLLTVRGKVRSDDDFVFYNQPSAPGVTHRSGGGAAPDTITVDTAAVPADVERIVVTASPDAAGQTFQGIEPTATIRDAASGAVLATFTPPRLGAETALIVVEVYRRGGAWKARAVGQGYANGLAGIATDFGVTVDEAPAAAPPQAPAPAAPAPAAPRARAGSAAAPPPPAAAPPASGKINLDKGRVSLRKNQTVSLVKGGRPLLSLVKMGLGWEPAFRGKDIDLDASVIAYGPRRDHLDSCYFGKLTVLGGAVRHSGDNLTGEGAGDDEVITVDLGRLPAEATGLVFTVNSFSGQKFTEVAKAYCRLLDAATGDELVRFDLTGAEPQTGVMMCKLIRQFSGEWEMTAMGTFVKARTVRGMVRPAAEAL; this is encoded by the coding sequence ATGACAGCTATGACCCCCGGCTCGAACATCCCCCTGTCCGCCGCGCGCGTGGCGGTGGACGTCGCCGCCCCCGTGCGGCTCGACGTCTCGGGCCTGCTGCTCACCGTCCGGGGCAAGGTCCGCTCCGACGACGACTTCGTCTTCTACAACCAGCCGTCGGCCCCCGGCGTCACCCACCGGTCCGGCGGCGGCGCGGCGCCCGACACGATCACCGTCGACACCGCCGCCGTCCCCGCCGACGTCGAACGGATCGTCGTCACGGCGAGCCCGGACGCCGCGGGGCAGACGTTCCAGGGCATCGAGCCGACCGCGACGATCCGCGACGCCGCTTCCGGCGCCGTGCTCGCGACGTTCACCCCGCCCCGGCTCGGCGCGGAGACGGCGCTGATCGTCGTCGAGGTGTACCGGCGCGGCGGTGCCTGGAAGGCCCGTGCGGTGGGCCAGGGGTACGCGAACGGGCTGGCGGGCATCGCGACCGACTTCGGCGTGACCGTCGACGAAGCACCGGCCGCGGCCCCGCCGCAGGCCCCGGCCCCCGCGGCCCCGGCCCCCGCCGCCCCCCGGGCGCGGGCCGGTTCCGCCGCCGCTCCCCCGCCGCCGGCCGCCGCTCCGCCGGCGTCCGGGAAGATCAACCTGGACAAGGGCCGGGTGAGCCTCCGGAAGAACCAGACGGTGTCCCTGGTGAAGGGCGGCCGCCCGCTGCTGTCCCTGGTCAAGATGGGCCTCGGCTGGGAGCCCGCGTTCCGCGGCAAGGACATCGACCTGGACGCGTCCGTCATCGCGTACGGGCCGCGCCGCGACCACCTGGACAGCTGCTACTTCGGCAAGCTGACCGTCCTCGGCGGCGCGGTCCGCCACTCCGGCGACAACCTGACGGGAGAGGGAGCGGGCGACGACGAGGTCATCACGGTCGACCTGGGTCGGCTGCCCGCCGAGGCGACGGGCCTGGTCTTCACGGTGAACTCGTTCTCCGGCCAGAAGTTCACCGAGGTGGCGAAGGCGTACTGCCGGCTGCTCGACGCGGCGACGGGCGACGAGCTGGTCCGCTTCGACCTGACGGGCGCCGAACCGCAGACGGGCGTCATGATGTGCAAGCTGATCCGGCAGTTCTCCGGCGAGTGGGAGATGACCGCGATGGGCACGTTCGTGAAGGCCCGCACGGTGCGCGGCATGGTCCGCCCGGCGGCGGAGGCCCTCTGA
- a CDS encoding response regulator transcription factor — protein sequence MRVVLADDERMVRTALRVILAAEPDMEVVGEASTGAEAVSVVRGLRPDVVLMDVRMPEVDGIRATEQLLATMPEPPRVVVVTTFENDQYVYDALRVGAAGFLLKRAGAEELVTAVRLAARGDSLLYPAALRGLAAAYGRRGAAPAAPWVARLTEREADVLRLMATGLANAEIAARLGVGAATVKTHVAAVLAKTGARDRTQAVIAAYESGFVTPG from the coding sequence ATCCGCGTGGTGCTCGCCGACGACGAGCGGATGGTCCGCACCGCGCTGCGGGTCATCCTGGCGGCCGAACCGGACATGGAGGTCGTCGGGGAGGCCTCGACCGGCGCGGAGGCGGTGTCGGTGGTGCGCGGGCTGCGGCCCGACGTGGTGCTGATGGACGTCCGCATGCCGGAGGTCGACGGGATCCGCGCCACCGAGCAGCTCCTGGCGACGATGCCGGAACCGCCCCGGGTCGTGGTCGTCACCACCTTCGAGAACGACCAGTACGTGTACGACGCGCTGCGCGTCGGCGCGGCCGGGTTCCTGCTGAAGCGGGCGGGTGCGGAGGAGCTGGTGACGGCGGTGCGGCTGGCGGCGCGCGGCGACTCCCTGCTGTACCCGGCGGCGCTGCGCGGCCTCGCCGCGGCGTACGGGCGGCGGGGGGCCGCGCCGGCCGCCCCCTGGGTGGCGCGGCTGACCGAGCGGGAGGCCGACGTGCTGCGGCTGATGGCGACGGGGCTGGCGAACGCGGAGATCGCCGCGCGGCTCGGTGTCGGGGCGGCGACGGTGAAGACCCACGTGGCGGCCGTACTGGCGAAGACGGGGGCCCGCGACCGGACGCAGGCGGTGATCGCCGCCTACGAGTCGGGGTTCGTCACCCCGGGGTGA
- a CDS encoding histidine kinase, with protein MSVRSRPAGGRARRAAAALLGRRARLRWAHLVLGGALLMPYWLLSGVLLSPFTDRSGVFAGAPGDQFGAYLLALPMAALTGVVPLVRPMSVAAARVLCGVPAELLADSPAASRAAKARTAAWFALHVGLGGLVSGASLALPPFAVVTMALPFSPALRESETGRAWGLHHEWWVALGVPAGPLMLLALAAAAAAAGALLARWAPVLLGPTPADRLAAAERRAAELAARNRLARELHDSVGHALSAVTLQAGAARRVLDAPGPDLAFLREALTAIEETTRRTVGELDAVLGLLRHGEDDGELPGPGLEALDTLLAHSGLEVACALEGDPVAAAPEPVSREAYRIVQEGLSNALRHGGAAPVSLRLRAADGELEVTMENPLAGRAPAVRPGGGRGLRGAAERAALLGGRAVGGPAEDGAVWRLTARLPLAGGRR; from the coding sequence GTGAGCGTCCGGTCGCGCCCGGCGGGCGGGCGGGCGCGCCGGGCGGCGGCGGCGCTGCTGGGGCGCCGGGCGCGGCTGCGCTGGGCGCACCTCGTCCTGGGCGGCGCGCTGCTCATGCCGTACTGGCTGCTGTCGGGGGTTCTCCTGTCGCCGTTCACGGACCGCTCCGGCGTCTTCGCCGGAGCGCCCGGGGATCAGTTCGGGGCGTACCTGCTGGCGCTGCCGATGGCCGCGCTCACGGGGGTCGTCCCGCTCGTCCGGCCGATGTCGGTGGCGGCGGCACGGGTGCTGTGCGGCGTTCCGGCGGAGCTGCTCGCGGACTCCCCGGCCGCGTCGCGGGCGGCGAAGGCCCGGACGGCCGCCTGGTTCGCGCTGCACGTGGGGCTCGGCGGGCTGGTGAGCGGGGCGTCGCTGGCGCTGCCGCCGTTCGCGGTGGTGACGATGGCGCTGCCGTTCTCACCGGCCCTGCGGGAGTCGGAGACGGGCAGGGCGTGGGGCCTGCACCACGAGTGGTGGGTGGCCCTGGGGGTGCCCGCCGGGCCGCTGATGCTGCTGGCGCTCGCCGCGGCCGCGGCCGCGGCGGGGGCGCTGCTGGCGCGGTGGGCGCCGGTGCTGCTCGGGCCGACGCCCGCGGACCGGCTGGCGGCGGCCGAGCGGCGCGCCGCCGAACTCGCCGCGCGCAACCGGCTCGCCCGCGAACTGCACGACTCGGTGGGCCACGCGCTCAGCGCCGTCACCCTCCAGGCGGGCGCGGCGCGCCGGGTCCTCGACGCGCCCGGACCCGACCTCGCCTTCCTCCGCGAGGCGCTGACGGCCATCGAGGAGACGACGCGCCGCACGGTCGGCGAACTCGACGCCGTCCTGGGCCTGCTGCGGCACGGCGAGGACGACGGGGAGCTGCCCGGGCCGGGCCTGGAGGCGCTGGACACACTGCTCGCGCACAGCGGCCTGGAGGTGGCGTGCGCGCTGGAGGGCGACCCGGTGGCCGCCGCGCCGGAGCCGGTCTCCCGGGAGGCGTACCGGATCGTGCAGGAGGGGCTCAGCAACGCGCTGCGCCACGGAGGGGCCGCGCCGGTGTCACTGCGCCTGCGCGCGGCCGACGGGGAACTGGAGGTCACCATGGAGAACCCACTGGCCGGCCGGGCGCCTGCGGTGCGGCCGGGAGGCGGCCGGGGGCTGCGCGGGGCCGCCGAACGGGCGGCGCTGCTGGGCGGGCGCGCGGTCGGCGGCCCCGCGGAGGACGGCGCCGTGTGGCGGCTGACCGCACGCCTGCCGCTGGCGGGGGGCCGCCGGTGA
- a CDS encoding GNAT family N-acetyltransferase codes for MSLRPVTAGDLDYLFALMRDPSARRMAAFVSERSGDRAAFDAHWARLLGSGDVNRIVLPGGVPAGHAAVYGPPGEREVTYWIDRAHWGRGVATAALAALLDLVPERPLHARAAADNAGSIRVLRRCGFEITGYDRGWAHARGAETGEVLLTLPA; via the coding sequence GTGTCGCTGCGGCCGGTGACCGCCGGCGACCTCGACTACCTGTTCGCGTTGATGCGGGATCCGTCGGCGCGCCGCATGGCGGCCTTCGTCTCCGAGCGCTCCGGCGACCGGGCCGCGTTCGACGCGCACTGGGCGCGCCTCCTCGGCTCCGGGGACGTCAACCGGATCGTCCTCCCGGGCGGCGTGCCGGCCGGGCACGCCGCCGTGTACGGCCCGCCCGGCGAGCGGGAGGTGACGTACTGGATCGACCGCGCGCACTGGGGGCGGGGCGTCGCCACCGCCGCCCTGGCCGCCCTGCTGGACCTGGTCCCCGAGCGCCCGCTCCACGCGCGTGCGGCCGCCGACAACGCCGGCTCGATCCGCGTCCTGCGCAGGTGCGGGTTCGAGATCACCGGGTACGACCGGGGCTGGGCGCACGCGCGGGGAGCGGAGACCGGCGAGGTGCTGCTGACCCTGCCGGCCTGA
- the thpD gene encoding ectoine hydroxylase — translation MEDLYPTRGTAETVTPRRDPVVWGPPDPELEAFERDGFLPVEDLLADEEVAVYRAELDRLVADPALRADERSVVEPRSQAVRSVFEVHRISEVFAELVRDERVAGTARRILGSEVYVHQSRINVKPGFGASGFFWHSDFETWHAEDGLPRMRTVSVSIALTRNRDTNGALMIMPGSHRTFLGCAGATPKDNYRKSLRMQDAGTPSDGALTRLADAHGIRLFTGRAGSATWFDCNAMHGSGDNITPYPRSNVFLVFNSVENTAVEPFAAPARRPEFVGARDFAPVR, via the coding sequence GTGGAGGACCTGTATCCCACGCGCGGCACGGCCGAGACGGTCACGCCCCGCCGCGACCCGGTCGTGTGGGGACCCCCGGACCCGGAACTGGAGGCGTTCGAGCGGGACGGCTTCCTGCCGGTGGAGGACCTGCTGGCCGACGAGGAGGTCGCGGTCTACCGGGCCGAGCTCGACCGGCTGGTCGCGGACCCTGCCCTCCGGGCGGACGAGCGGTCCGTCGTGGAGCCCCGCTCGCAGGCCGTGCGGTCGGTGTTCGAGGTGCACCGGATCAGCGAGGTCTTCGCGGAGCTGGTGCGGGACGAGCGGGTGGCCGGCACGGCGCGCCGGATCCTCGGCTCGGAGGTGTACGTCCACCAGTCGCGGATCAACGTGAAGCCCGGGTTCGGGGCGTCCGGGTTCTTCTGGCACTCGGACTTCGAGACCTGGCACGCCGAGGACGGGCTGCCGCGGATGCGTACCGTGTCGGTGTCGATCGCCCTGACCCGCAACCGCGACACCAACGGCGCTCTGATGATCATGCCGGGGTCGCACCGGACGTTCCTCGGGTGCGCGGGCGCGACGCCGAAGGACAACTACCGGAAGTCCCTGCGGATGCAGGACGCGGGCACCCCGTCGGACGGGGCCCTGACCCGTCTGGCGGACGCGCACGGCATCCGGCTGTTCACGGGCCGGGCCGGGTCGGCGACGTGGTTCGACTGCAACGCGATGCACGGCTCGGGCGACAACATCACCCCGTATCCGCGCAGCAACGTCTTCCTCGTGTTCAACAGCGTGGAGAACACGGCGGTGGAGCCGTTCGCGGCGCCGGCGCGGCGGCCGGAGTTCGTCGGGGCGCGCGACTTCGCCCCGGTGCGGTGA
- a CDS encoding ectoine synthase — MIVRSLQEIEDTERHVRSASGTWESKRLVLAREKVGFSLHETVLYAGTETSMWYANHVEAVLCVEGEAELTDHGTGEVHRIRPGTMYLLDGHERHTLRTVTDFRCVCVFNPPVTGREDHDENGVYPLLTEED; from the coding sequence GTGATCGTCCGATCGCTGCAGGAGATCGAGGACACCGAGCGCCACGTGAGGTCCGCGTCGGGGACGTGGGAGAGCAAGCGGCTCGTGCTCGCCCGCGAGAAGGTCGGCTTCTCCCTGCACGAGACGGTGCTGTACGCGGGCACCGAGACGTCCATGTGGTACGCGAACCACGTCGAGGCCGTGCTGTGCGTCGAGGGGGAGGCGGAGTTGACCGACCACGGGACGGGCGAGGTGCACCGGATCCGGCCCGGCACGATGTACCTCCTCGACGGGCACGAGCGGCACACCCTGCGCACCGTGACCGACTTCCGCTGCGTGTGCGTCTTCAACCCGCCCGTGACGGGGCGGGAGGACCACGACGAGAACGGCGTCTACCCGCTGCTGACGGAGGAGGACTGA
- the ectB gene encoding diaminobutyrate--2-oxoglutarate transaminase, translating into MSVFEALESEVRSYCRGWPTVFDRAQGARLTDEDGRTYLDFFAGAGSLNYGHNNPVLKRALLDYLERDGLTHGLDMATTAKRAFLEAFHELVLRPRGLPYKVMFPGPTGTNAVEAALKLARKVKGRESIVSFTNAFHGMSLGSLAVTGNAFKRAGAGVPLVHGTPMPFDNYLDGRVPDFLWFERLLEDSGSGLNRPAAVIVETVQGEGGVNVARTEWLRALADLCHRRDMLLIVDDIQMGCGRTGGFFSFEEAGITPDVVTVSKSISGYGLPMSLCLFRPELDVWGPGEHNGTFRGNNPAFVTATAALGAYWADGGLERQTLARGEQVEQALLTICDENSADGAHYRGRGLVWGLQFAEEERAARICRRGFELGLLLETSGPESEVVKLLPPLTITPGELDEGLRTLARAVRETAAP; encoded by the coding sequence CTGAGCGTCTTCGAGGCCCTGGAGTCGGAGGTGCGCAGCTACTGCCGCGGCTGGCCCACCGTGTTCGACCGCGCGCAGGGCGCCCGCCTCACCGACGAGGACGGCCGCACCTACCTGGACTTCTTCGCCGGCGCCGGCTCCCTCAACTACGGCCACAACAACCCCGTGCTGAAACGCGCCCTCCTCGACTACCTGGAGCGCGACGGCCTCACCCACGGCCTCGACATGGCGACGACGGCCAAGCGCGCCTTCCTGGAGGCGTTCCACGAACTCGTCCTGCGGCCCCGGGGGCTGCCCTACAAGGTGATGTTCCCCGGCCCGACCGGCACCAACGCCGTGGAGGCGGCGCTGAAGCTGGCCCGGAAGGTGAAGGGGCGGGAGTCGATCGTGTCGTTCACCAACGCCTTCCACGGCATGTCGCTCGGCTCGCTCGCCGTCACCGGCAACGCCTTCAAGCGGGCCGGCGCGGGCGTCCCGCTGGTGCACGGCACGCCGATGCCGTTCGACAACTACCTCGACGGGCGGGTGCCGGACTTCCTGTGGTTCGAGCGGCTCCTGGAGGACAGCGGCTCCGGACTCAACCGGCCGGCCGCCGTCATCGTCGAGACGGTGCAGGGCGAAGGCGGCGTCAACGTGGCCCGCACCGAGTGGCTGCGGGCGCTCGCGGACCTGTGCCACCGTCGCGACATGCTGCTGATCGTCGACGACATCCAGATGGGCTGCGGCCGCACCGGCGGCTTCTTCTCCTTCGAGGAGGCCGGCATCACGCCCGACGTCGTCACCGTCTCCAAGTCCATCAGCGGCTACGGGCTGCCGATGTCGCTCTGCCTGTTCAGGCCGGAGCTGGACGTGTGGGGACCGGGCGAGCACAACGGCACCTTCCGCGGCAACAACCCGGCGTTCGTCACCGCGACCGCCGCGCTCGGCGCGTACTGGGCGGACGGCGGCCTGGAGCGGCAGACCCTCGCACGGGGCGAGCAGGTGGAGCAGGCGCTGCTGACGATCTGCGACGAGAACTCCGCGGACGGCGCCCACTACCGGGGGCGCGGGCTCGTGTGGGGTCTGCAGTTCGCCGAGGAGGAGCGGGCCGCGCGGATCTGCCGGCGGGGGTTCGAGCTGGGGCTGCTGCTGGAGACCTCCGGTCCGGAGAGCGAGGTGGTGAAGCTGCTGCCGCCGCTGACCATCACCCCCGGGGAGCTGGACGAGGGGCTGCGCACGCTGGCCCGCGCGGTGCGCGAGACCGCGGCCCCCTGA
- the ectA gene encoding diaminobutyrate acetyltransferase, whose amino-acid sequence MTTAQADAARARHEFIESPRVEDGAAIWRIARDSEVLDLNSSYSYLLWCRDFAATSLVARGGDGEPVAFVTGYLRPDRPGTLVVWQVAVDRGHRGRGLAAALLDALTARLADRGVHTLETTVTPDNTASDRLFTSFAERRDAALEREVLFDGRLFPEGTHAPEVLYRIRPVAGAGPTG is encoded by the coding sequence ATGACCACCGCACAAGCAGACGCTGCACGTGCCCGACACGAATTCATCGAAAGCCCGCGGGTGGAGGACGGAGCCGCCATCTGGCGAATAGCCCGCGACTCCGAGGTACTGGACCTGAACTCCTCCTACAGCTACCTCCTGTGGTGCCGCGACTTCGCCGCCACGTCCCTCGTCGCACGCGGCGGGGACGGGGAGCCGGTCGCGTTCGTCACCGGCTACCTGCGCCCCGACCGGCCCGGGACGCTGGTCGTCTGGCAGGTCGCCGTCGACCGCGGGCACCGCGGCCGCGGACTGGCCGCGGCCCTGCTGGACGCGCTGACCGCGCGGCTCGCCGACCGGGGCGTCCACACCCTGGAGACGACCGTCACCCCGGACAACACCGCGTCCGACCGGCTGTTCACCTCGTTCGCCGAGCGCCGGGACGCCGCGCTGGAGCGCGAGGTCCTCTTCGACGGCCGGCTGTTCCCCGAGGGCACCCACGCGCCCGAGGTGCTGTACCGCATCCGGCCCGTCGCCGGCGCCGGCCCGACCGGCTGA
- a CDS encoding LysR family transcriptional regulator, with product MELRQMECFVAVAEEFGLDRAAERLGAAEAEVGRRIEELERALGLRLFDRAAPPRHVRLTAAGERLLPEVRAALAAVGRVRETAAGIAGGTGGLVRLGSSRAFADRVYRALGALAGSRPGLRVRLERAPQEGRLAAVRSGTFDAALVRTVRSAEGVVLHPLWTEPLFAALPAGHPLASLDEPHPSRLARLPLRLAPRETNPALHDLLASVLPDWTPGPPFTTLRATLDALAAAAEPSWTVFHPAGPLPRDRRLAFRPLRAPRVPVSLAVRPGRPTPAVRALLEALAATAEPPRGPAPRSGAAPPAPGRDRLRLV from the coding sequence GTGGAACTGCGTCAGATGGAGTGCTTCGTCGCCGTGGCCGAGGAGTTCGGCCTCGACCGCGCGGCCGAGCGGCTGGGGGCGGCCGAGGCGGAGGTGGGCCGCCGGATCGAGGAACTGGAACGGGCGCTGGGTCTGCGCCTGTTCGACCGTGCGGCGCCGCCGCGGCACGTACGGCTCACCGCCGCGGGCGAGCGCCTGCTGCCCGAGGTGCGGGCCGCGCTCGCGGCGGTCGGCCGGGTGCGGGAGACCGCCGCGGGCATCGCCGGCGGCACCGGGGGACTGGTGCGCCTCGGCAGCAGCCGGGCCTTCGCCGACCGCGTGTACCGCGCGCTGGGTGCCCTCGCCGGGAGCCGGCCCGGGCTGCGGGTGCGGCTGGAGCGCGCGCCGCAGGAGGGGCGCCTCGCCGCCGTCCGCTCGGGCACGTTCGACGCGGCGCTCGTCCGGACGGTGCGCAGCGCGGAGGGGGTCGTGCTCCACCCCCTGTGGACCGAGCCGCTGTTCGCCGCCCTGCCGGCCGGGCACCCGCTCGCCTCGCTGGACGAGCCGCACCCGTCCCGGCTGGCGCGGCTGCCGCTGCGGCTGGCCCCCCGCGAGACGAACCCGGCCCTCCACGACCTGCTCGCGTCCGTCCTCCCGGACTGGACGCCCGGACCGCCGTTCACCACCCTCCGGGCGACCCTCGACGCCCTGGCCGCCGCCGCCGAACCGTCCTGGACGGTGTTCCACCCGGCGGGACCCCTGCCGCGCGACCGCCGCCTGGCCTTCCGCCCGCTGAGGGCGCCGCGCGTCCCGGTCTCCCTGGCCGTCCGGCCCGGCCGCCCCACCCCGGCCGTCCGGGCACTGCTGGAGGCGCTCGCTGCCACCGCCGAGCCCCCGCGCGGCCCGGCGCCCCGCTCCGGGGCCGCTCCGCCCGCACCCGGCCGGGACCGCCTCCGGCTGGTGTGA
- a CDS encoding AraC family transcriptional regulator, with product MSPSPLPVEAEDGAHRADRAVLWRPPVAGVEVLHAFFRRHRYARHAHEGMTLALVDSGAAAFECAGREHVVPAGAAFVIRPGEPHTGRAATPEGYRYRVLYVEPGFAGEMLGSPTATSRLPDSGRLPGARLVRSLARAHDALASHASALARETALLDVGRALADQVSAGSDRVDPAGRMTRVARTARDYLHAHPDEDITLGRLARICGVSVHHLVRTFSASVGMSPHAYQTQLRVWRARTLLFEGVRPVDVAHRTGFYDQAHFTRVFKRHTGVTPGRFLRGDTGLSGSRTRG from the coding sequence ATGTCTCCGAGCCCGTTGCCGGTCGAGGCGGAAGACGGAGCGCACCGCGCGGATCGAGCAGTCCTCTGGCGTCCGCCGGTGGCGGGCGTCGAGGTGCTGCACGCGTTTTTCCGACGTCACAGATATGCCCGTCACGCCCACGAGGGCATGACGCTCGCCCTGGTCGATTCCGGGGCCGCCGCGTTCGAGTGCGCGGGCCGAGAGCACGTGGTGCCGGCCGGCGCCGCCTTCGTCATCAGACCGGGAGAACCCCACACCGGCCGAGCGGCCACCCCCGAGGGTTACCGGTACCGCGTGCTGTACGTCGAGCCCGGCTTCGCAGGTGAAATGCTCGGCTCGCCGACCGCGACATCCCGCCTGCCGGACAGCGGGAGACTGCCCGGTGCCCGGCTGGTCCGCTCCCTGGCGCGAGCCCATGACGCGCTCGCCTCCCACGCGTCGGCCCTCGCCCGTGAGACCGCGCTGCTGGACGTCGGCCGCGCCCTGGCCGACCAGGTCTCCGCCGGTTCCGACCGCGTCGATCCGGCCGGGCGGATGACGCGAGTCGCGCGCACCGCACGTGACTACCTCCATGCGCACCCGGATGAGGACATCACGCTCGGACGACTCGCCCGTATCTGCGGGGTCAGCGTTCACCACCTCGTCCGCACCTTCTCCGCCTCAGTGGGAATGTCGCCGCACGCCTACCAGACGCAGTTAAGGGTCTGGCGGGCGCGAACGCTCCTCTTCGAGGGGGTGCGGCCCGTCGACGTGGCACACCGCACGGGCTTCTACGACCAGGCGCACTTCACCCGCGTCTTCAAACGCCATACGGGGGTGACCCCCGGCCGGTTCCTGCGGGGCGATACGGGGCTTTCGGGTAGCCGGACGCGGGGTTGA
- a CDS encoding aminotransferase class V-fold PLP-dependent enzyme, with protein MTRSHPFLDLPPLTADRFAAVERRVAALLATGQDVVIAQGEALLPLEGCVRGGARPGSTALNVVTGPYGQTFGHWLRDCGATVVDLEVPFHTAVAAEDVERALAAHPETDFVSLVHAEAATGNTNPVAEIGEVVRAHGALFMLDAVASVGAEPLLPDAWGVDLCVIGAQKALGGPAGVSAVSVSDRAWERFAANPGAPRRSYLSLLDWKERWIDAGRRVLPHAPAQLEMLALEACLQRVDAQGGLPVLEARHASAAAAARAGAVALGAGLEPYVREASEAAPVATTLRAPAGVDAAELVARALAADPSAPLAAGGGALAREMVRVNHYGPAATPEAVRACLDALGTALAGLGRPADPQAARAAAAGSWRR; from the coding sequence GTGACCCGTTCCCACCCCTTCCTGGACCTGCCGCCGCTGACCGCGGACCGCTTCGCCGCCGTCGAGCGGCGCGTGGCCGCCCTCCTCGCCACCGGGCAGGACGTGGTGATCGCGCAGGGCGAGGCGCTGCTGCCGCTGGAGGGCTGCGTCCGCGGCGGCGCGCGGCCCGGCTCGACCGCGCTGAACGTCGTGACCGGCCCGTACGGGCAGACCTTCGGCCACTGGCTGCGCGACTGCGGGGCGACGGTGGTCGACCTGGAGGTGCCGTTCCACACGGCGGTCGCCGCCGAGGACGTGGAGCGGGCGCTGGCCGCACACCCGGAGACCGACTTCGTGTCGCTGGTGCACGCCGAGGCGGCGACCGGCAACACCAACCCGGTCGCGGAGATCGGCGAGGTCGTGCGGGCCCACGGCGCACTGTTCATGCTGGACGCGGTGGCGTCGGTGGGAGCCGAGCCGCTGCTGCCCGACGCGTGGGGCGTCGACCTGTGCGTGATCGGCGCGCAGAAGGCGCTGGGCGGCCCGGCGGGCGTCTCGGCGGTGTCGGTGAGCGACCGGGCCTGGGAGCGGTTCGCCGCCAACCCGGGGGCGCCGCGCCGCTCGTACCTGTCGCTCCTCGACTGGAAGGAGCGCTGGATCGACGCGGGACGGCGGGTGCTGCCGCACGCCCCGGCGCAGCTGGAGATGCTGGCGCTGGAGGCGTGCCTGCAGCGGGTCGACGCGCAGGGCGGCCTGCCGGTGCTGGAGGCCCGCCACGCGTCGGCCGCGGCGGCGGCCCGGGCCGGGGCGGTGGCCCTGGGCGCCGGCCTGGAGCCGTACGTGCGCGAGGCGTCCGAGGCCGCGCCGGTGGCGACCACGCTGCGCGCCCCGGCCGGGGTGGACGCCGCCGAACTGGTGGCGAGGGCGCTGGCGGCGGACCCGTCGGCGCCGCTGGCGGCGGGCGGCGGGGCGCTGGCTCGCGAGATGGTCCGCGTGAACCACTACGGTCCGGCCGCCACCCCGGAGGCGGTACGGGCCTGCCTGGACGCCCTGGGCACCGCCCTGGCGGGGCTGGGCCGCCCGGCGGACCCGCAGGCGGCGCGGGCGGCCGCGGCGGGGTCCTGGCGCCGGTGA
- a CDS encoding GNAT family N-acetyltransferase, with amino-acid sequence MTTGTDPRPTVYEHAVDGFGTVRLTPVNPDRDAPLLHSWVSEERARFWGMRDADVEEVREIYAHLDSLTTHHAYLVHRDDVPVALFQTYDPRADRVSECYEALPGDIGVHLLLAPATAPEPGFTAHLLEALVPYCLSTHERMVAEPDAANGKALALLERSGFALGPEVVLPEVVLPEVHLVEKRARLAFLSR; translated from the coding sequence ATGACCACCGGCACAGACCCGCGCCCCACCGTGTACGAGCACGCCGTCGACGGCTTCGGCACGGTCCGCCTCACCCCGGTCAACCCGGACCGGGACGCCCCGCTGCTGCACTCCTGGGTGAGCGAGGAGCGCGCCCGGTTCTGGGGCATGCGGGACGCGGACGTGGAGGAGGTGCGGGAGATCTACGCGCACCTGGACTCGCTCACCACGCACCACGCGTACCTGGTGCACCGCGACGACGTGCCGGTCGCGTTGTTCCAGACCTACGACCCGCGGGCCGACCGGGTCTCCGAGTGCTACGAGGCGCTCCCCGGCGACATCGGCGTCCACCTGCTGCTGGCGCCCGCCACCGCGCCCGAGCCCGGCTTCACCGCGCACCTGCTGGAGGCCCTCGTCCCGTACTGCCTGAGCACCCACGAGCGGATGGTGGCCGAGCCGGACGCGGCGAACGGCAAGGCCCTCGCGCTGCTGGAGCGCAGCGGCTTCGCACTCGGCCCCGAGGTGGTCCTCCCGGAGGTCGTGCTCCCGGAGGTCCACCTCGTGGAGAAGCGGGCGCGGCTGGCGTTCCTCAGCCGCTGA